The following are from one region of the Trichoplusia ni isolate ovarian cell line Hi5 chromosome 1, tn1, whole genome shotgun sequence genome:
- the LOC113495827 gene encoding nucleoprotein TPR isoform X4 yields the protein MEAAESEAGAKNHLTDVLSQEEIANLSNPVAEKINAYIDEKFGEYLTAKALHETNKTQIGDKVSTLEAQLLELSAKYDDAAKKLSTSDETITELTQQVESLNSELEKARDKIFRLENEIISLKSSRDAAVDERNDLTRIVERRNAEIERLTASEAELSQQLRSAIAAKCEALSVNDEIESKELALQFREKRIEQERTVLNAQIAGLTEEVNRLTSELQTIRLNNTSQSINLETKLAEKIEELRAANETISQLNDVQKSLNTRAENLTQRLMEQREIENRMTENYKKELDAKSKLADIFKTMHDDAEAKTVELTEGITELQKLLNEATEKYGVLETKYKQAEIDHEELMDKKNEIINSLKNELEHANDLLKAANAQNLDMALSDLAPSAATASKLLKSGMSLTQIYSQLVKVTDELTQEKEENRKLSATINSIVQELEEKAPLLQKQKAEFEEALESNTALSQQIDSLVIECNRLRDDYGESSKIANHYSRENAKLKGELADLGRQVCFLLKEIEHSRGGLLPNGDHDSSQTASNTTNSSDLSSSRIISKTLVTFSDIQELQSNNQKLLRMIRELTEKQEEFERHKEQFESGEMQNKIDSLKNRVVELTEAQERQTKMVNGLIRQRDMFKKLYHDHMKGKRHELSTSEAMELEKSGIYSLDTTQENVVKPPTLDTSQFEIKYKETEKQLELLKEEYKTYKEEKVTNERMLFEQIDNMRQEIGKLTAANSKCASTSEYNNERLKILQTNITTYKKQITSLEEKNKAYNATIAKHEVSLQHLRDEALNAQSKLAAAEIQLENLKLEVKLVKDAELRLQTEKEILNRERQGQSLLLKNLELIKASLERVEAENRVKVETRLDETTRECSALRRRLQEEQDRFRGLAAHLELETKTAKERLQEEKEAADTLRKELNEIRKDLAEKSKANEELTKKLKVALSPNTDGSCDTVKKIRMLENKLSENQEEIKSLQEQLNVAKEHIKQYCDISESAEKELKSLHTEYESYKKETDAKLSEYAKQHQILEDKCSELEAELSLHANGEHSNSNTALKNEINNIKDQLNNAEASANTYRAELDNARIEMAKLSEAVQNAENKYTHEMILHSSDIQVLSQVKEELQRAQNQINELTAMKNSAVEALETEKKSWLDRQKILMSENEQLNERLKDLNDQNALLHDQIQALGTQLSITLASRSRSESMNESANDSTMNISVSEEDGKSSEQLLQIVKFLRKEKDIAMAKFDILQAETMRLKSQLEIAEKQLDDAKLALAAEREKSEVSMVTVNKQSDILRKVETLNAITDSNRGLREERDLLSTQVTELTATVKELEAQLPTMQEKISDLAAKNETLVSENNSLSADCARWRTRVNALVERANKTSPEDWKRLQNERETLAKMLTTEKENVRKLNEELSSIKVEKSKIEEQYSLLSRQQNNLAEENKKLNEELQTLKDDMARVTEEVTKLKAEHSSIASTNAKLTEDLSNKEASLVDIRNKENQIRKIAKKYKAQYEELMKLTEEEKKKSEGEAAAADAAATESNKKFEEQIAELQAKLETEKANTEKLKQELEALRSANMEKEEKSKQVLKQAKSKIVQLTELKNSLSRELDESRSKIGAIEQSTRDEQDVRLALIKSQYEGRLSRLEKERTEAQAEKTREVEALHQKVTMLQRQLASQASSAKQQTTTEKTTSDPPTANIKPMAGVAQQSVTASRRGGETPLASIRPMAQVGPTAPHDAHTTEYMPASSSRPLPRAALAASTAPPESTQDMDTSEAGMGSSGTSDSSAQPSSHSQPPQQAVAMVMPRIEQPSVVASGSVTGVAAASSAAAPSVPTAAASAPITGTPAGTSTSGASQASGSVSTSHAPPGVSTSQLVAGVSTSHAPAGVSTSQTPAGVSTSHPPAGVSTSQAPAGVSTSQPPAGVSTSHPPPGVSTSHAPPDARPPKRRLQQRPLAAKRTRGFERSVEVEYQVPTSSRCDQDDEGVIVVDSEEDDERCTGTMYREGEEDEDDIDEEQEVEGGEEEEEVEGDDAETAARQESPAQSPSEERAASGAGAAEPDSDPAPAIQQIEAISSGTEPSGTLSLGGNGVDDGDDSIVPSTPTLYVPRRNDGFGEAVVSAPPQAPQPPLSDSRASEGGETREWEESRVEEEATAVSSQGSEPSSPHQQVAEEGREAEASAPTGVARRAQTHAHSSHSPHSQNQRWMRAADSESGTRGRGMRSRGRPSRRSHNYMRF from the exons GTGATAAAGTTTCGACATTAGAAGCTCAATTACTGGAATTGTCCGCAAAATATGATGATGCCGCCAAAAAATTATCTACATCTGATGAAACAATTACTGAATTAACTCAACAAGTGGAATCTTTGAACTCAGAATTGGAAAAAGCTCGTGATAAAATATTCCGATTGGAAAATGAAATCATATCACTCAAAAGTTCTAGAGATGCTGCTGTTGATGAAAGAAACGACCTGACAAGAATAGTGGAAAGGCGCAATGCTGAAATAGAAAGGCTTACTGCTAGTGAAGCTGAACTGTCTCAACAATTGCGTTCTGCGATTGCCGCGAAATGTGAAGCTTTATCAGTTAATGATGAAATAGAAAGTAAAGAACTAGCATTACAATTTCGTGAAAAACGAATAGAGCAGGAACGGACAGTACTCAATGCCCAAATTGCAGGCCTAACTGAAGAAGTCAACCGACTCACTTCAGAGTTACAAacaataagattaaataataccagtcaatcaatcaatttggAGACAAAGCTAGCTGAAAAAATTGAAGAATTGAGAGCAGCAAATGAAACAATAAGTCAGCTTAATGATGTGCAGAAAAGTTTAAACACTCGTGCAGAAAATCTTACACAGCGCTTAATGGAACAAAGAGAAATAGAAAACCGGATgactgaaaattataaaaaagagcTAGATGCTAAAAGCAAACTTGCtgacatatttaaaactatgcaTGATGATGCTGAAGCTAAAACCGTAGAACTGACAGAAGGTATTAcagaattacaaaaattactGAATGAAGCCACAGAAAAGTATGGTGTGCTAGAGACTAAATATAAACAAGCAGAAATAGACCATGAAGAACTCATGGATaagaaaaacgaaataataaattctttgaaaaatgAATTGGAACATGCCAATGATTTGCTTAAAGCAGCTAATGCTCAAAACCTTGATATGGCTTTGAGTGATTTAGCACCTTCTGCAGCCACAGCTAGCAAACTTTTGAAATCAGGTATGTCTCTGACTCAAATTTACTCTCAGTTAGTAAAAGTAACTGATGAACTAACCCAGGAGAAGGAAGAAAATAGAAAACTAAGCGCCACAATAAACTCAATAGTTCAAGAGTTGGAAGAAAAAGCACCCCTGTTACAAAAACAGAAGGCAGAATTTGAGGAAGCTTTAGAAAGTAATACTGCTTTATCTCAGCAAATAGATTCTTTAGTTATTGAATGTAACAGACTTCGTGATGATTATGGTGAATCTTCTAAGATTGCCAATCACTATAGTCGTGAAAATGCTAAACTTAAAGGTGAATTAGCTGACTTGGGTAGACAAGTGTGTTTCCTACTTAAGGAAATCGAACATAGCCGCGGGGGTCTTTTACCAAATGGTGACCACGATTCCTCACAAACTGCTTCCAATACCACAAATTCATCTGATTTAAGCTCATCACGCATTATTTCTAAAACCTTAGTAACATTCAGTGATATTCAAGAATTGCAGTCTAATAATCAGAAGCTTTTACGTATGATTCGTGAATTGACTGAGAAACAAGAAGAATTTGAAAGACATAAAGAACAATTTGAGAGTGgagaaatgcaaaataaaatagactCTTTGAAAAATAGAGTAGTTGAATTAACTGAAGCACAAGAACGCCAGACCAAAATGGTCAATGGTCTTATAAGACAAAGGGAcatgtttaaaaagctttacCATGACCACATGAAGGGCAAACGTCATGAATTGTCTACATCTGAGGCTATGGAATTGGAAAAAAGTGGAATTTATTCATTAGATACCACACAGGAAAATGTAGTGAAACCTCCAACACTTGATACATCCcaatttgaaatcaaatataaagaaacagaaaaacaGTTAGAGTTGCTTAAAGAAGAATATAAGAcatataaagaagaaaaagtcACAAATGAAAGAATGCTGTTTGAACAAATAGATAACATGAGACAAGAAATTGGAAAACTGACTGCTGCAAATAGCAAGTGTGCCTCAACTTCAGAATACAATAATGAAAGACTTAAAATATTGCAAACTAATATCACAacctataaaaaacaaataacatctTTAGAAGAAAAGAACAAAGCTTATAATGCAACTATTGCTAAACATGAAGTTTCCTTACAACACTTAAGAGACGAAGCTTTAAATGCTCAAAGTAAACTTGCTGCTGCAGAAATACAATTAGAGAACTTAAAACTTGAAGTTAAATTGGTTAAGGATGCTGAATTGCGTCTTcaaactgaaaaagaaattttaaatagagAAAGACAAGGCCAGTCGCTGCTGTTAAAAAATTTGGAATTGATTAAAGCTAGTTTGGAGCGAGTTGAGGCTGAAAATCGAGTGAAGGTTGAAACCAGGTTAGATGAAACTACCAGAGAATGTTCCGCATTAAGAAGAAGATTGCAAGAAGAACAAGATAGATTCAGAGGATTAGCTGCTCATTTAGAACTTGAAACAAAGACTGCTAAAGAAAGACTTCAGGAAGAGAAGGAGGCAGCAGATACATTGAGGAAAGAGTTGAATGAGATTAGGAAAGACTTAGCAGAAAAAAGCAAGGCTAATGAAGAACTAACAAAGAAACTTAAAGTTGCCCTATCACCTAATACTGATGGTTCTTGtgatacagttaaaaaaataaggatgtTGGAAAACAAGTTATCAGAGAACcaagaagaaataaaatctCTTCAAGAACAACTTAATGTAGCGAAAGaacatataaaacaatattgcgACATTTCAGAAAGTGCCGAAAAGGAACTAAAATCTCTACACACTGAATATGAAtcttacaaaaaagaaactgatGCTAAATTGTCTGAATATGCAAAACAACATCAAATATTAGAAGACAAATGTTCTGAACTTGAAGCTGAATTATCTCTGCACGCAAATGGGGAACATTCTAATAGTAATACTgctttgaaaaatgaaataaataatattaaagatcAGTTAAATAATGCTGAAGCAAGCGCAAACACGTATCGTGCTGAATTAGACAATGCGCGTATCGAGATGGCTAAGCTGTCGGAAGCTGTTCAGAATGCTGAAAACAAATATACTCATGAAATGATTTTACATTCCAGTGACATACAAGTTTTATCTCAAGTAAAAGAAGAGTTACAAAGAgcacaaaatcaaattaatgagCTCACGGCAATGAAAAATAGTGCTGTAGAAGCTTTAGAAACTGAAAAGAAATCATGGCTTGACAGGCAAAAGATATTGATGAGTGAAAATGAGCAACTAAATGAGCGTTTGAAAGATCTAAATGATCAAAATGCTCTATTACATGACCAAATACAAGCTTTAGGCACACAGTTGTCTATTACTCTTGCGTCTAGATCACGATCAGAGAGTATGAATGAGTCAGCAAATGATTCTACTATGAACATATCTGTAAGTGAAGAAGATGGTAAATCATCTGAACAATTACTTCAAATTGTGAAGTTTTTAAGAAAGGAAAAAGACATTGCTATGGCTAAATTTGATATACTCCAAGCTGAAACTATGCGACTAAAATCACAGTTAGAAATAGCTGAAAAACAACTTGATGATGCCAAGTTAGCTTTAGCGGCAGAAAGAGAAAAGTCTGAAGTCAGTATGGTAACAGTAAATAAACAATCAGACATTTTGCGAAAGGTTGAAACCCTAAATGCTATAACGGACAGCAATAGGGGCTTAAGAGAAGAACGCGATCTCTTATCTACTCAAGTCACAGAGCTTACAGCTACAGTGAAAGAATTGGAAGCTCAATTACCAACAATGCAAGAAAAGATTTCCGATTTGGCAGCGAAAAATGAAACCTTGGTATCTGAAAACAATTCTTTATCAGCTGACTGTGCTAGATGGCGGACCAGAGTAAATGCATTAGTCGAACGTGCGAACAAGACAAGCCCTGAAGATTGGAAACGACTGCAAAACGAAAGAGAAACTCTCGCGAAGATGTTAACAACTGAGAAAGAAAAtgttagaaaattaaatgaagaacTTAGCTCCATAAAGGTAGAAAAGTCAAAGATAGAAGAACAATATTCTCTGCTATCCCGACAGCAGAATAATTTGGCAGAAGAAAACAAGAAGCTCAATGAAGAGTTGCAGACTCTTAAAGATGATATGGCGCGTGTTACTGAGGAGGTAACTAAACTTAAGGCTGAACATTCTTCAATTGCTTCTACTAATGCCAAGTTAACTGAAGATCTTTCGAATAAAGAAGCATCTTTAGTTGATATACGTAATAAAGAAAATCAGATAcgaaaaatagcaaaaaaatataaagctcaATATGAAGAGTTGATGAAACTAACAGAGGAAGAGAAAAAGAAATCAGAAGGCGAAGCTGCTGCTGCTGATGCCGCTGCAacagaaagtaataaaaaattcGAGGAACAGATTGCAGAACTGCAAGCAAAATTAGAAACAGAAAAAGCAAATACTGAGAAGTTAAAACAAGAGCTAGAAGCACTTAGGAGTGCAAACATGGAAAAAGAGGAAAAGTCTAAACAGGTCTTAAAACAGGCCAAAAGTAAAATTGTTCAATTAACTGAACTCAAAAACTCGTTAAGTCGTGAATTGGATGAGTCTCGTAGTAAAATAGGCGCAATCGAGCAAAGTACGCGTGACGAACAGGACGTAAGGCTTGCTCTTATAAAATCACAGTATGAAGGTCGTCTCTCACGGTTGGAGAAAGAACGCACTGAAGCACAAGCCGAAAAAACTAGAGAGGTAGAGGCGCTTCATCAAAAGGTTACCATGCTTCAGCGTCAACTGGCAAGTCAAGCTTCTTCAGCCAAGCAACAAACCACAACTGAAAAAACTACTTCCGATCCACCAACCGCTAATATTAAACCTATGGCTG GTGTAGCCCAGCAGAGCGTGACGGCGAGCCGGCGCGGCGGCGAGACGCCGCTGGCGTCCATCCGGCCGATGGCGCAGGTGGGCCCCACGGCGCCGCACGACGCGCACACCACGGAGTACATGCCGGCCTCGTCCTCGCGCCCGCtgccgcgcgccgcgctcgccgccTCCACCGCGCCGCCCGAGTCCACGCAG GATATGGACACTAGTGAAGCTGGCATGGGCAGTTCCGGTACTAGCGACAGTAGCGCACAACCATCTTCACATTCACAACCACCTCAACAG GCAGTTGCAATGGTGATGCCTCGCATTGAACAACCCAGTGTAGTAGCGTCCGGCAGCGTCACAGGTGTAGCCGCAGCAAGCTCAGCAGCTGCGCCCAGTGTTCCAACTGCAGCCGCGTCTGCACCCATTACAG GTACACCAGCAGGAACCTCAACCTCCGGCGCTTCACAAGCGTCGGGAAGCGTGAGCACGTCTCACGCACCTCCGGGTGTGAGCACGTCGCAGTTAGTGGCGGGCGTGAGCACGTCGCACGCGCCCGCCGGCGTGAGCACGTCGCAGACGCCGGCCGGAGTGAGCACGTCGCACCCTCCGGCGGGCGTGAGCACGTCGCAGGCGCCAGCCGGCGTGAGCACGTCGCAGCCGCCCGCGGGCGTGAGCACGTCGCACCCGCCGCCCGGCGTCAGCACCTCCCACGCGCCGCCCGACGCGCGCCCGCCCAAGCGCCGTCTGCAGCAGCGCCCGCTGGCAGCCAAGAGAACAAGG GGTTTCGAACGGTCAGTGGAAGTGGAATACCAAGTACCAACATCGTCCCGCTGTGATCAAGATGACGAGGGCGTTATTGTCGTAGACTCGGAAGAAGATGACGAGCGATGCACGGGCACTATGTATAGG GAAGGAGAGGAGGATGAAGACGATATAGATGAGGAGCAAGAGGTTGAGGGAGGCGAAGAAGAGGAGGAAGTAGAAGGAGATGATGCCGAAACTGCAGCCCGAcag GAATCTCCGGCGCAGTCCCCGTCAGAGGAGCGCGCGgccagcggcgcgggcgcggccgagCCCGACAGCGACCCCGCGCCCGCCATACAGCAGATAGAGGCCATCAGCAGCGGCACCGAGC